Proteins encoded within one genomic window of Paraglaciecola psychrophila 170:
- a CDS encoding alkaline phosphatase family protein — MVNIYFKRLLTLIFWVSFNAHSVAVNNDPIVIMIGVDGLRADTLERMPAPNLQVLADTGVRANMIPAMPTKTFVNFYSLATGLHPEHHGFVSNYPYDREIGRKFNRQTDVNDSKWWGGEPIWITAEKQGIKAATYFWIGSEVEIDGVRPTFWKPYQQNKDYAERVEEVLQWLALPEKQRPRLITLYFSAVDTAVHSFGVDTAQERAAVTLVDKHIGDLLLGLKKLGLEQRSNIVVVADHGMVNLSDQRVINIDSLVDLSSFVVSDWSDTRASVHAPFLNLFATPELVDAAYKKLHKAHPKMQVFRRGDFPTNYYFDHPKRGPDIMLLADTGWSIYASRDKREPQSLVKSGRSVATHGYDNQDPLMHATFIANGPAFKKKLQAKPFDNIEVYGLLACVLKIKPADTDGHVKNIQHLMTQDC, encoded by the coding sequence ATGGTGAACATTTATTTTAAGCGATTGTTAACACTTATTTTTTGGGTTTCTTTTAATGCTCATTCTGTTGCAGTTAATAATGATCCTATTGTTATTATGATTGGCGTTGATGGGCTACGAGCCGATACCTTGGAACGTATGCCCGCTCCCAATTTACAGGTTTTAGCGGACACTGGCGTGAGGGCTAATATGATCCCAGCCATGCCGACTAAAACATTTGTGAATTTCTATTCCTTAGCGACTGGTTTGCACCCAGAACATCATGGCTTTGTTTCCAATTACCCTTATGATCGAGAAATAGGCCGTAAATTTAATCGTCAAACAGACGTCAACGATTCTAAATGGTGGGGTGGGGAACCTATTTGGATAACTGCTGAAAAACAAGGTATTAAAGCGGCGACTTATTTTTGGATAGGTTCAGAAGTGGAAATTGACGGTGTGCGACCAACATTTTGGAAACCATATCAACAAAATAAAGACTATGCCGAACGTGTTGAAGAGGTATTACAATGGCTTGCTTTACCTGAGAAACAGCGACCAAGATTAATCACATTATATTTTTCGGCAGTAGACACTGCAGTACACAGCTTTGGTGTAGATACGGCGCAAGAAAGAGCAGCAGTAACTTTGGTTGATAAACACATTGGCGATTTGCTACTGGGACTCAAAAAGTTAGGGCTTGAACAGCGTTCAAATATAGTGGTGGTGGCGGATCATGGAATGGTCAATTTATCTGATCAAAGAGTGATCAATATTGACTCATTGGTAGACTTGTCTAGTTTCGTCGTATCCGACTGGTCAGATACGAGAGCTTCAGTACACGCTCCGTTCCTAAATTTGTTTGCAACACCTGAATTAGTGGATGCAGCCTACAAAAAACTGCATAAAGCACACCCAAAAATGCAGGTGTTTCGCCGTGGTGATTTTCCGACTAATTACTATTTTGACCACCCAAAAAGGGGACCCGACATAATGTTGCTAGCGGATACTGGCTGGAGTATTTACGCTAGTCGAGATAAACGTGAGCCCCAATCGTTGGTTAAATCAGGCCGATCGGTCGCCACTCATGGTTATGATAATCAAGACCCACTGATGCATGCTACTTTTATTGCTAATGGCCCCGCATTTAAGAAAAAATTGCAAGCGAAACCTTTCGACAACATAGAAGTATACGGTTTATTGGCCTGCGTATTGAAGATAAAACCTGCCGACACCGATGGACATGTTAAAAATATTCAGCATTTAATGACACAAGATTGCTAA
- a CDS encoding hybrid sensor histidine kinase/response regulator — MSIPLWAMAQGDIQLITTDEVIRLSPQLKVFRETGNPLGLFDVKQRLGEFVWQPGDNPNYGFSDKGVWLHTTISNVTNNKQWVIDVAFTQLEKVDIYVLLGDKVLGNASQGKIRSNPKYRFPTLKLDMPYAQTIDLYVRIESQRSALVAPVDIQTDAHHEKINLYDNLIWGLFYGGLIMLALYNLILYVGLRDNSLLAYFGYICSVLIWQFVWGGHLHLLTPSSITIWASSHTDLIYVIIGIFSGLFTISFLEMSKSAPNSLIYIKICIGLLATLGLFSILNILPPAWQSSLVYLTSVMAITSFTYAGFESYGNQFHAARYFIFAWSILAGFALIGMLSLATVLPSNFFTAYCFQLGVFIEAGLFSLAIMDKSRHQLELEVEQTTDDLRNNIELVEEQNVRLDIARKDAIAASNVKSQFLANMSHEIRTPLNAILGFSKELHSDSLPPEKREQVSIINAAADNLLSIVNDVLDFSKIEAGKLKINNHPFSPNEMLENMVSVMAKSAHLKNLEFIYNLEPLPEKLIGDSYRIKQVLNNLLGNALKFTDHGFVTLSASGKERDHGIYELVLKIEDSGIGISREDQRKLFAAFSQVDDALSRSYQGTGLGLVICQELVKLMRGELTLQSTPHSGSSFTVTIRCNLLNTNLSLSPDSEWLDKKIIYFDPFPQSRYCGAKILTYLGATVTGVESLAYLRGLKQHYDLVFICVPNNKENILPNILEATRHLNTENAVLLYSGIESLSNRSDLSQYFSHQMRLPLTLGKLNTLIHTPEESPTDKLQQRLTTLPNAKVLAVDDMEINLRLLTTWLKNTNLQLTLAFSGADAVAQCKEHEFDLILMDVQMPHMDGLEATKQIRQTDLNLGTPIIAVTAHAFKEEQDKLLASGMDDYLPKPINLSDLIDLIKRWCLIADPINEQQLSFDWSLALKRAHQNEVAAKDILQQFVQQLPRLVESIEQANQAENYVLMQEKVHQLHGACCYTGVPAMLTLCSDMEGALKSKQIDLAKLRASSLKSESLNLLLAVKKANII; from the coding sequence ATGTCTATTCCTTTGTGGGCAATGGCACAAGGGGATATACAGTTAATTACCACTGATGAAGTTATTAGGTTATCTCCTCAATTAAAGGTATTTCGAGAAACGGGTAATCCACTAGGGCTATTCGACGTCAAACAAAGACTAGGTGAGTTTGTTTGGCAACCAGGAGACAATCCAAACTATGGTTTTTCGGATAAAGGAGTATGGCTACATACCACTATTAGCAATGTTACCAATAATAAACAATGGGTAATTGATGTGGCATTTACACAACTAGAAAAGGTAGATATATACGTATTACTTGGCGATAAAGTACTAGGTAATGCTAGTCAAGGTAAGATCCGTTCAAACCCTAAATATCGTTTTCCTACATTGAAACTAGATATGCCATATGCACAAACAATCGATTTATATGTGCGTATAGAGAGTCAACGATCTGCATTAGTGGCACCGGTTGATATCCAAACAGATGCACATCACGAAAAAATAAACCTTTATGACAACCTTATATGGGGTCTGTTCTATGGTGGGCTCATCATGCTGGCCCTATATAATCTAATTCTTTATGTAGGATTGAGAGATAACAGTTTACTGGCATACTTTGGTTATATTTGTTCAGTTCTTATCTGGCAGTTTGTTTGGGGTGGCCATTTACACTTATTGACACCCAGCTCCATCACCATATGGGCTAGTTCGCATACAGATTTAATCTACGTCATCATTGGTATTTTTTCTGGCTTATTTACTATTTCTTTTTTAGAAATGTCTAAATCAGCACCTAATTCTTTAATTTATATTAAAATTTGTATTGGCCTGTTGGCGACCTTGGGCTTATTCTCAATATTAAATATCTTACCCCCAGCTTGGCAAAGTAGTTTGGTTTATCTGACAAGTGTAATGGCCATTACCAGCTTCACTTATGCGGGTTTTGAGAGTTATGGCAATCAGTTTCATGCGGCTCGGTACTTTATTTTTGCATGGAGTATATTAGCTGGGTTTGCACTTATCGGAATGTTAAGTTTGGCTACTGTTTTACCTTCTAATTTCTTTACTGCTTATTGCTTTCAACTAGGGGTTTTCATTGAAGCAGGTTTGTTCTCGCTCGCTATTATGGACAAAAGTCGTCATCAGTTGGAACTAGAGGTAGAACAAACTACAGATGACTTAAGAAACAATATTGAACTAGTTGAAGAGCAAAACGTGCGTTTAGACATTGCTCGCAAAGATGCCATTGCTGCAAGTAATGTTAAGTCACAGTTTTTAGCCAACATGAGTCATGAAATACGCACTCCCCTGAACGCAATATTAGGTTTCAGCAAAGAGTTACATTCAGATTCACTACCACCAGAAAAGCGCGAGCAAGTCAGTATTATTAACGCGGCAGCAGATAACCTATTAAGCATTGTGAATGATGTATTAGACTTTTCTAAAATAGAAGCCGGCAAGTTAAAAATCAACAACCACCCTTTTTCACCTAATGAAATGTTAGAAAATATGGTGAGTGTCATGGCCAAGTCCGCGCACCTAAAAAACTTAGAATTTATATACAACTTAGAACCTTTACCAGAAAAGTTAATTGGTGACAGTTACCGAATTAAACAGGTTTTGAACAATCTTTTAGGAAATGCGCTCAAGTTTACTGATCATGGTTTTGTCACTCTTTCGGCCTCAGGAAAAGAGCGAGATCATGGAATTTACGAATTGGTACTTAAGATTGAAGATTCGGGAATAGGCATAAGCCGCGAAGATCAGAGAAAACTGTTTGCTGCCTTCTCACAAGTTGACGATGCCTTGAGCCGTTCATACCAAGGCACTGGTCTAGGTCTGGTAATCTGTCAAGAACTAGTCAAACTAATGCGTGGTGAACTTACCCTCCAAAGTACACCTCACTCTGGTAGTTCATTTACCGTAACAATCAGATGCAACCTGCTTAATACTAACCTTTCACTTAGTCCTGACAGCGAATGGCTAGATAAGAAAATTATTTATTTTGACCCTTTTCCACAGTCTCGCTATTGTGGTGCGAAGATACTGACCTATCTAGGCGCGACTGTGACAGGAGTAGAATCATTAGCTTACCTAAGAGGTTTAAAGCAGCATTATGATTTAGTGTTTATTTGTGTACCTAACAATAAAGAGAATATTCTTCCCAATATATTAGAAGCCACACGACATCTAAACACAGAGAATGCTGTTCTGTTATATTCTGGCATCGAGTCATTATCAAACCGTAGCGACCTGTCACAATATTTTTCACATCAAATGCGCCTGCCATTGACGTTAGGCAAACTCAACACCTTAATACACACACCGGAAGAAAGCCCGACTGACAAATTACAACAACGTTTAACTACATTACCCAATGCCAAAGTATTGGCTGTAGATGATATGGAAATCAATTTACGGCTACTCACGACTTGGCTCAAAAATACAAATTTGCAACTTACCTTGGCTTTTAGCGGGGCAGATGCGGTTGCACAATGCAAAGAGCATGAATTTGATTTAATCCTCATGGACGTGCAAATGCCACACATGGACGGTTTAGAAGCGACTAAACAGATCCGTCAAACAGACTTAAATTTAGGTACCCCAATTATTGCGGTCACCGCTCACGCATTTAAAGAAGAGCAAGATAAATTGCTCGCTTCTGGGATGGATGATTACCTACCTAAACCTATCAACTTGTCGGACTTAATAGACTTGATCAAACGCTGGTGTTTAATAGCGGATCCAATTAACGAGCAACAACTCAGTTTTGACTGGTCACTCGCACTTAAGCGCGCTCATCAAAACGAGGTGGCGGCTAAGGATATATTGCAACAATTTGTACAACAATTACCAAGGCTGGTGGAGTCCATTGAGCAAGCTAACCAAGCCGAAAACTATGTGCTAATGCAGGAAAAGGTTCATCAGTTGCATGGCGCATGTTGTTATACGGGCGTGCCAGCCATGCTGACACTTTGCAGTGATATGGAAGGTGCATTAAAAAGCAAACAAATTGACCTTGCTAAATTGAGGGCAAGCAGTTTGAAAAGTGAATCTTTAAACTTACTGTTAGCGGTCAAAAAAGCTAATATAATTTAA
- the parC gene encoding DNA topoisomerase IV subunit A, which produces MSQETIINKDGIEQLTMRRFTEESYLNYSMYVIMDRALPHIGDGLKPVQRRIVYAMSELGLNNGAKYKKSARTVGDVLGKFHPHGDSACYEAMVLMAQPFSYRYPLVDGQGNWGAPDDPKSFAAMRYTESRLSKFSEVLLTELGQGTVDWQPNFDGTLDEPKVLPARLPHILLNGITGIAVGMATDIPPHNVREVASACAHLLDNNKAELHELLEFVKGPDYPTDAEIITAKADIIKIYETGRGSIRMRAVYSEDSGDIIITALPHQASGGKILEQIAAQMQAKKLPMVSDLRDESDHENPTRLLITPRSNRVDVEQLMQHLFATTDLEKSYRVNINMIGLDGRPQVKDLRMILTEWLSFRKDTVIRRLQFRLDKVLARLHILEALMIAFLNIDEVIRIIRYEEKPKQQLMSQFNLSDIQAEAILDLKLRHLAKLEEVKIQAEQEELAKERDALQLLLGSDKRLKTLIKKEILEAAELYGDDRRSPIVTRGESKALTEKELIPSEAVTVVLSEKGWARCAKGHDVDVEGLSYKAGDSYQASAKGRSNQQVVFFDSSGRAFSCDAHGLPSARSQGEPLTGRFNIVSGEHVEHMVIGNDEQQYLMASDAGYGFVGKFSDMVSKNKAGKAYLSLSTAAKIIGPQPVYDLKTDWCLAISNEGRMLMFPLRDLPSLGKGKGNKLLSIPSAKVASREEYVSVLAVVPQGANVKILAGKRGMTLTAADLVHYQGDRGRRGNKLPRGLQRVDGVEVEKPGTAASQTAEANPEESNGSDLPLQ; this is translated from the coding sequence ATGAGTCAAGAAACCATTATTAATAAAGACGGCATCGAGCAGTTAACGATGCGTCGATTCACCGAAGAATCTTATTTAAATTATTCCATGTACGTGATTATGGACAGAGCATTACCGCATATAGGTGATGGTTTGAAACCGGTGCAGCGGCGTATTGTGTATGCCATGTCTGAGCTAGGTTTGAATAACGGGGCTAAGTACAAAAAGTCGGCACGTACAGTTGGTGATGTACTCGGTAAATTTCACCCACATGGCGACTCCGCTTGTTACGAAGCTATGGTGCTAATGGCGCAACCGTTTTCTTATCGTTACCCATTGGTTGATGGGCAAGGTAATTGGGGAGCACCCGATGATCCTAAATCCTTCGCCGCGATGCGTTATACCGAATCTCGGTTATCCAAATTTAGTGAGGTGCTTCTCACTGAGTTAGGCCAAGGAACGGTTGATTGGCAGCCGAATTTTGATGGCACCTTAGATGAACCCAAAGTGTTACCGGCCCGCTTGCCACATATTTTATTGAACGGCATTACTGGCATTGCAGTGGGAATGGCGACTGATATTCCTCCCCATAATGTGAGAGAAGTCGCCAGTGCTTGTGCCCATTTACTGGATAACAACAAAGCCGAATTACACGAACTATTAGAATTTGTAAAAGGCCCCGATTACCCCACTGACGCAGAAATCATCACTGCAAAAGCTGACATTATTAAGATTTACGAAACTGGCCGTGGTTCAATTAGAATGCGCGCAGTGTATTCAGAAGACAGTGGCGATATTATTATCACTGCACTGCCTCACCAAGCATCAGGCGGCAAAATTCTTGAACAGATTGCTGCGCAAATGCAAGCCAAAAAGTTACCTATGGTCAGTGACTTGCGTGACGAGTCTGATCACGAAAATCCCACCCGTTTGTTGATTACACCGCGATCTAATCGTGTGGATGTAGAACAGCTGATGCAACATTTGTTTGCCACTACAGATTTAGAGAAGAGCTATAGGGTTAATATCAATATGATCGGTTTAGATGGCCGACCACAAGTTAAAGACTTGCGAATGATATTAACCGAGTGGTTGAGTTTTAGAAAAGACACTGTCATTCGCAGATTGCAGTTTAGATTAGATAAAGTACTTGCCAGACTGCATATTCTTGAAGCTTTAATGATTGCATTTTTGAATATTGATGAAGTTATTCGCATTATTCGCTATGAAGAAAAGCCTAAACAGCAATTAATGTCTCAGTTTAATTTGTCGGATATTCAAGCTGAAGCCATACTCGATTTAAAACTTCGTCACCTTGCTAAATTAGAAGAAGTAAAAATTCAAGCTGAGCAAGAAGAGCTTGCCAAAGAGCGTGATGCATTACAGTTGTTGTTAGGCTCTGATAAACGTTTAAAGACATTGATTAAAAAAGAAATACTAGAGGCTGCAGAACTATATGGCGATGACAGGCGTTCACCTATCGTTACACGAGGAGAGTCTAAAGCGTTAACTGAAAAAGAGTTGATCCCTTCAGAAGCGGTCACAGTGGTGCTGTCCGAAAAAGGTTGGGCCCGATGTGCCAAAGGTCATGATGTGGATGTTGAAGGACTAAGTTATAAAGCTGGTGACAGCTATCAGGCCAGTGCTAAAGGACGTAGTAATCAACAAGTTGTATTTTTTGACTCTTCAGGTAGAGCCTTTTCTTGTGATGCCCATGGATTACCTTCTGCTCGAAGCCAAGGAGAACCGTTAACCGGCCGATTTAATATAGTCAGCGGCGAACATGTTGAACATATGGTGATCGGTAATGATGAACAGCAATATCTAATGGCTTCTGATGCTGGCTATGGGTTTGTCGGTAAATTTAGCGATATGGTGAGTAAAAACAAAGCAGGTAAAGCTTATTTATCTTTGTCTACTGCGGCTAAAATTATCGGCCCACAGCCAGTGTACGATCTCAAGACTGATTGGTGTTTAGCTATTTCGAACGAAGGCAGAATGTTAATGTTTCCGCTTCGAGATTTACCAAGCTTAGGTAAAGGTAAAGGTAACAAACTGCTGAGTATTCCGTCAGCCAAGGTAGCATCCAGAGAAGAGTATGTGAGTGTGTTAGCGGTGGTGCCGCAGGGTGCTAACGTTAAAATTCTAGCCGGTAAAAGAGGTATGACCTTAACCGCAGCTGATCTTGTTCATTATCAAGGAGATCGGGGAAGACGAGGAAATAAACTACCTCGGGGCCTACAACGGGTAGATGGAGTGGAAGTTGAAAAACCGGGAACTGCCGCTTCTCAAACAGCCGAAGCCAATCCTGAAGAAAGTAATGGTTCAGATTTGCCCCTTCAATAA
- the ftsX gene encoding permease-like cell division protein FtsX: MSILFKGRVQGAQISKVSANQRFVMFFVSHFRQALGSLGELWRSKAASLMTIGVLGLSITLPSTLFVMVKNAENVSSGWEQASQISLFLKEKVSQGDIEQLLKRIQLWPEIDSINYISADQALEEFKQLSGFGDAIAYLDENPLPNVILVIPTSRHASPIAARILLDKLRDEREVDIGKLDIEWLERLHALLNVVKDLVTVIALLLFLAVVLIIGNTIRLNILSKKDEILVMKLVGATDAFIQRPFMYTGFWYGFLGGLLAWIAVILLLWWMSSSVSAVSELYQRSFNLTGADFSTFLWMLGLSVFLGLTGSLLSVKRHVRDIEPK; the protein is encoded by the coding sequence ATGAGCATCTTGTTTAAAGGTCGAGTACAAGGTGCGCAAATCTCTAAAGTATCTGCCAATCAACGTTTTGTGATGTTCTTTGTCAGTCATTTCAGACAGGCACTGGGCAGCTTGGGTGAACTATGGCGCTCAAAAGCCGCATCACTTATGACAATAGGGGTTTTAGGATTAAGTATCACCTTACCCAGTACCCTGTTTGTTATGGTAAAAAATGCCGAGAATGTCAGTTCTGGTTGGGAGCAAGCGTCTCAAATCTCTTTATTCTTAAAAGAAAAAGTCAGTCAGGGAGACATCGAGCAACTACTAAAACGAATTCAGCTGTGGCCAGAAATCGACTCAATCAATTATATCTCGGCAGACCAAGCACTGGAAGAGTTTAAACAATTATCAGGCTTTGGTGATGCGATTGCTTACTTAGATGAAAATCCGTTGCCGAATGTGATACTAGTTATCCCCACCAGCCGACATGCCAGCCCAATAGCCGCTCGTATACTCTTAGACAAACTCAGAGACGAAAGGGAAGTAGATATTGGTAAGTTAGATATTGAATGGCTTGAGCGATTACATGCATTGCTTAATGTAGTCAAAGACTTAGTCACCGTCATTGCTCTTTTGCTGTTTCTAGCAGTTGTGCTCATTATTGGCAATACGATAAGACTAAACATTCTTAGTAAAAAAGACGAAATTTTAGTGATGAAATTAGTTGGCGCCACAGATGCTTTTATCCAACGGCCTTTTATGTACACAGGTTTTTGGTATGGCTTTTTAGGTGGTTTATTAGCGTGGATAGCGGTTATATTACTTTTATGGTGGATGAGCAGCAGTGTTAGTGCAGTAAGCGAGTTATACCAGAGGAGTTTCAACTTAACCGGCGCTGACTTTTCTACCTTTCTATGGATGTTAGGCCTCTCGGTTTTTCTGGGTCTAACCGGCTCTTTGCTATCGGTCAAACGTCATGTGCGTGATATTGAGCCTAAATAA
- the ftsY gene encoding signal recognition particle-docking protein FtsY, with amino-acid sequence MSKFFKWLKKDKQQEESPVDKKSPLLTSDEQVNSEPEIIKNDNSTIDESSANPNQKSQPKTTETTPDSEQKSHTEQVSEPVTVILENNRSHIKPSTVELLKNSQEPVSRESDSETKALVTEPFNESTSALENTSLADNQATIEVLDNPTTEQQDAEHSGFFSKLKRGLSRTKESIGSGIVSLFRGKAIDDELFEELETQLLVADVGMDTTAKIIKQLTESSDRKQLKDGDALYKLLKEQMADILKKVESPLTLKTESGPFVILMVGVNGVGKTTTIGKMAKQFQQQGKKVMLAAGDTFRAAAVEQLQVWGERNNIPVVAQQTGSDSASVIFDAFQSAKAKNIDVLIADTAGRLQNKEHLMEELKKVVRVIKKIAPQAPHEIMLTLDAGTGQNAISQTKLFNEAVGLTGISLTKLDGTAKGGVIFAIADQFDIPIRYVGIGEGIDDLRPFNSQDFVNALFSESSKQQ; translated from the coding sequence ATGTCAAAGTTTTTTAAATGGCTCAAAAAAGATAAACAACAAGAAGAGTCTCCTGTCGATAAAAAAAGCCCTCTTCTAACCTCAGATGAACAGGTGAATTCAGAACCAGAAATAATAAAGAATGACAATTCTACAATAGATGAGTCCAGTGCCAATCCCAATCAAAAATCTCAACCAAAAACAACTGAAACGACACCAGACTCAGAGCAAAAAAGCCATACTGAGCAGGTATCAGAGCCGGTTACAGTAATATTAGAAAACAATCGTTCTCATATAAAACCCAGCACGGTTGAGCTACTTAAAAACAGCCAAGAACCTGTCAGCAGAGAGTCAGATTCAGAAACCAAAGCGCTTGTCACTGAGCCTTTCAATGAAAGTACCTCGGCACTTGAAAACACTTCATTAGCGGATAATCAAGCAACCATAGAAGTCCTAGATAATCCAACTACAGAACAACAAGATGCCGAACATAGCGGTTTTTTTAGTAAATTAAAACGCGGTCTGTCGCGAACTAAAGAAAGTATCGGTAGTGGTATTGTCAGTTTGTTTCGTGGAAAAGCTATTGATGATGAATTATTTGAAGAATTAGAAACACAATTATTAGTAGCTGATGTGGGTATGGACACTACAGCTAAAATCATTAAGCAGTTAACTGAAAGTTCAGACCGTAAACAATTGAAAGACGGCGACGCCTTATATAAATTATTAAAAGAACAAATGGCCGATATATTGAAAAAAGTCGAGTCCCCGTTAACCCTTAAAACGGAGTCTGGTCCATTTGTTATTTTAATGGTTGGTGTAAATGGCGTAGGTAAAACCACTACTATTGGAAAAATGGCTAAACAATTCCAACAGCAAGGTAAGAAGGTTATGCTGGCAGCAGGTGATACCTTTAGAGCTGCAGCGGTTGAACAACTTCAAGTTTGGGGTGAGCGTAATAATATCCCTGTGGTGGCGCAACAAACAGGTTCAGACAGCGCGTCAGTAATTTTTGATGCATTTCAGTCCGCCAAAGCAAAAAATATTGATGTGTTAATTGCAGATACAGCTGGGCGCTTGCAAAACAAAGAACACTTAATGGAAGAACTTAAGAAAGTAGTCCGAGTGATCAAAAAAATTGCACCACAAGCCCCTCACGAAATCATGCTGACCCTAGATGCAGGCACCGGACAAAATGCAATAAGCCAAACTAAATTATTCAATGAAGCAGTAGGCTTAACTGGTATAAGCTTGACCAAATTGGACGGTACCGCAAAAGGTGGAGTGATTTTTGCTATTGCTGACCAATTTGATATTCCTATTCGTTATGTCGGCATAGGCGAAGGCATTGACGATTTGAGACCCTTTAATAGTCAAGATTTTGTAAATGCGTTATTTTCAGAATCTAGCAAACAGCAATAA
- a CDS encoding DUF2982 domain-containing protein, with amino-acid sequence MQDIIEIRSQVKRNVIVSVLIGLVGLSLASITFSVLPKSLYLIGIFLTSASLVALLIAWVKYREPQFSFLLSKTFIIYKHRHGQWQLDWSNIQRVDVPKVTHGLELKSLEMVAIKIKSYSAFLEKVSPRLMTNILMEQRPLLFQTMPSTENCATGNCHSDDMLEHDYFKDSNGAEYRGIQAMFANRMTKLRARLGYDIFVAGSELDRSEQEFVELLRQCQQRVLVSTSDDEVI; translated from the coding sequence ATGCAAGACATAATTGAAATCAGAAGCCAAGTTAAACGTAATGTGATTGTCAGCGTATTGATTGGCCTAGTTGGCTTGTCTTTGGCTAGCATTACATTTTCAGTGCTGCCTAAATCGTTGTATTTGATTGGAATATTTTTGACCAGTGCTTCATTAGTGGCATTGTTAATTGCCTGGGTCAAATATAGAGAGCCACAGTTCAGCTTTCTCCTTTCTAAAACATTCATTATTTATAAGCATCGACATGGGCAATGGCAGCTTGACTGGAGCAATATCCAGCGAGTTGATGTGCCTAAAGTCACTCATGGATTAGAACTTAAATCGCTGGAGATGGTGGCGATAAAGATTAAAAGCTATTCCGCTTTTTTGGAAAAAGTATCGCCACGGCTAATGACCAATATTTTAATGGAACAGCGTCCATTATTATTTCAAACTATGCCTTCAACAGAAAACTGTGCCACTGGCAACTGTCATAGTGACGATATGTTAGAGCACGATTATTTTAAAGATAGTAATGGGGCAGAGTATAGAGGTATTCAGGCTATGTTTGCTAATCGTATGACTAAGTTAAGAGCACGTTTAGGATATGATATTTTTGTAGCGGGCTCTGAATTGGATCGTTCAGAGCAGGAATTTGTCGAGTTGTTGCGGCAATGTCAACAACGTGTATTAGTTTCAACTTCTGATGATGAGGTGATCTAA
- the ftsE gene encoding cell division ATP-binding protein FtsE: MIKFEQVSKTYPGGQQALRKVDFHIEPGEMAFLTGHSGAGKSTLLKLISIMERPTVGKVLINGHDLSNIQRKQIAYIRRDIGMIFQSHHLLMEKSVFDNVALPLIIEGYSHKETAKRVHAALEMVGLSDKVKNLPAMLSGGEQQRVGIARAVVNKPPLLLADEPTGNLDPKLSMEIIRLFEDFNQAGVSVFIATHDLGLIARMKYRTLTLKQGQMITDGLTDEFQSNELYV, from the coding sequence ATGATTAAGTTTGAACAAGTCAGCAAAACCTACCCCGGCGGACAACAAGCCTTGAGAAAGGTAGATTTTCATATTGAGCCAGGAGAAATGGCATTTTTAACCGGTCACTCAGGCGCCGGGAAAAGTACCTTGCTGAAACTCATATCTATCATGGAACGCCCCACTGTGGGGAAAGTGTTAATCAATGGGCACGACTTAAGCAATATTCAACGTAAACAAATTGCTTATATACGCCGTGATATAGGCATGATTTTTCAAAGCCACCACTTACTGATGGAAAAAAGTGTGTTTGACAATGTGGCACTACCTTTAATTATTGAAGGTTATTCTCATAAAGAAACAGCGAAACGGGTGCATGCAGCCTTAGAAATGGTTGGCCTAAGTGATAAGGTCAAAAACTTGCCTGCTATGTTGTCTGGCGGTGAACAACAAAGAGTTGGTATTGCCCGAGCGGTAGTGAATAAACCACCGTTGTTATTAGCCGATGAACCAACGGGTAATTTAGATCCCAAATTATCGATGGAGATTATTAGACTATTTGAAGATTTTAACCAAGCTGGCGTATCTGTATTCATTGCTACACACGACCTTGGACTGATTGCACGCATGAAATATAGAACACTGACACTCAAACAAGGCCAGATGATAACCGATGGTCTAACAGATGAATTTCAAAGTAATGAGCTCTATGTGTAA